ATCATCGTCAGCTCCTCTTAATCCTATTGTTTTATCCTAAGCTTTCGGCAGGAAGTCGTTCGTGAACGCTTTATCCGCCTCCAGCTCCTTCTCCAGCAGCTTGTGCTCGAACATCCAGTGGGAATAGTTCACCCATACGTCCTTCTTCTGCACGCCCCATTGCGAAGCGTCATCCGTATATTTCGGGCTAAGCCACTTCTGGCTCGCGCGCACCAAGTCGGCGTTCAGATCCGGCTCTGCTTTGATCAGCACTTCCGCCGCATCCTCCGGATGGTCAATCGCAAATTGATAGCCCTTAGCGGCACCCGCAACAAACGCTTTAACAATCTCCGGTTTCTCGGCGATCATTTTCTCGCTAGTTTCCAGAAGCGGCGTGTAGTAATCCAGCTTGTCGCTGTAATCGGTCAAGTAAACCATATTCAGCTTCTCGCCGCGCAGCTCAGCCTCCACGCCGGTCCAGGCATAGTAGATCCAGGCAAAATCAATGTCTCGCTTCACCGCCGTAAAGAAATCCGTGTCGCCGATGCTGAGCATCTTCACTTTGGATACATCCGCGTTCTCTTCCTGCATCAGAGAGCCGATTACCGCTTCTTCTACCGGCGCGCCCCAGCCGCCGTAGGTTTTGCCCTCAAACTTTTTCGGAGAGTCGATTCCTTTGGATGCCGGCGAAGCAAAGCCCGAAGTATTATGCTGAATCACGGCAGCAACGGATACAAGCGGCACGCCGGCGATACGCGCCATAGTGAGCGACTCTTGGTAGCCGACGCCAAACTCCGCTCCGCCGGAGGCTACCATTTTATCCGCGCCGTCCTGGCCGGGCTGAATAATCTCAACATCAAGGCCTTGCTCCTTGAAATAACCTTTATCCCGTGCCACGTACAATCCGGTATGATTCGTGTTAGGCGTCCAATCCAGAACGACCTTTACTTTGGTCAACGGCTTGTCCGCTCCGTTACCGGCTGACACATTCTCCGTATTCTTGTTGTTGTTCGAGCCGCATGCGGCCAGCAGCACAACTACCGCCAGCATGGCTGCAGAAATACCGAACCTTCTCTTTGCACCTGTTCCCATCTTTCTGTCTCTCCCTCTCTCTTCTTGACTATGACGTTCGCTATTATGGCCGGACTACCATCTGAAAATAAAAAAAGCCCTCCGAGATCCGGAGAGCCATACATTTCGTCAGCTTTATTAAAGGTCTGCACGCTTCCTTACAATAGAAGGCATACCTTAATAACAATTCCTACGCTGGCATTATCCAGATCAGGTATAAGGGTCGGAATTTTCTTCGGAATTCCCTCTCAGCTAGCCTCAACCAGCTCCCCGGTGCTATTCACTTACGTCAGTAAACTTTATTATACCCTTTCTGCCCAAAAAAGCCAGCTTCGTTTTAAATAAGTCATCTATCTAAAGTTAGACATACGCCGATTTTTGCGCTTGGTGGGTTGTTGTCCTTATAGCCGTGTGACCGGCATGAATAGTATGTAGTCGAGTGCATATCCGCTAATATCGAGAGGATTGAACCGGGGTGAAAAGACGACACAAGAGAGGCAAGAAGCCAAAACGGCCGAACGCATCGAAGTCTAGAAGACGCAAATCAGGAGGCCGTACCCGATCATACGGAAGACGAACCGCTAAGCGGCAATCCAAGCGAAAACAACGCCGGCTCTCCAATAAGCGCAGCTCCGGGCGGTCTGCCGTGGAGCTGGCAAAGCTTCAATCCGACGCCTCAACCCGGGAACCAGGCGTAAATATTATCGGCTTTGTTCATGCCGAGATGGGGATCGGGGAATCCTCGAGGCTAGCGGCAAAAGCGATTGATACGGCGGCCATACCGTTTGGACTCCTTAATTTCCCGCTTGCCGTAGCCTCGAGAATGTCGGATTACAGCTGGTCGCATAAGTTGCTGGATAAAGCCCGGTACAACACCAATATCTTTCATATGAATGCCGACTTTATGCGTCCTGCCCGCGAGCATTTCGGTAACGAATTGTTTAACAGCCGTTACAACATCGGGTATTGGCATTGGGAGCTGCCGGAGTTTCCGGAAGAGCATGTGGAAGGCTTCAGCCATGTCAATGAGGTATGGGTGTGCAGCAAATTTGTAGCCGAGTCCGTCTCCAAACGGGCATCCGTTCCCGTTATTACTATTCCGCACTGTATCCAAGTACAAGTCGCGCCGAATATTAACCGCTCATCCTTTGGGCTGCCGGACAACCGGTTTTTGTTTCTAATGATGTACGACGTTCAGAGCTCTACCTTGCGCAAAAATCCCCGGGCGGTAATTGAAGCCTTCAAGCTGGCCTTCGACAAAAACGATCAGCGCGTTGGACTTGTCCTTAAAGTAAATAATGCGGACTTCCGCCCGAATGAGCTTGCCGAGCTGAAGAAGCTGATTGCCGAACGGAGCAATATGCATTTAATTGATAAAGTGTTGTCCCGACACGAAGTGAACGCCCTGCTGCAGTGCACGGACAGCTATGTTTCCCTTCACCGTGCCGAGGGTTTTGGGCTTGGTCTCGCGGAAGCGATGTATTTGGGTAAACCGGTCATAGCGACGAACTGGTCCGGCAACACGGAGTTTATGAACGCTTCAAATTCCTGTCCCGTATCCTACCAGCTCGTTAATATCGGGCAGGACT
This region of Paenibacillus sp. JDR-2 genomic DNA includes:
- a CDS encoding ABC transporter substrate-binding protein, which produces MGTGAKRRFGISAAMLAVVVLLAACGSNNNKNTENVSAGNGADKPLTKVKVVLDWTPNTNHTGLYVARDKGYFKEQGLDVEIIQPGQDGADKMVASGGAEFGVGYQESLTMARIAGVPLVSVAAVIQHNTSGFASPASKGIDSPKKFEGKTYGGWGAPVEEAVIGSLMQEENADVSKVKMLSIGDTDFFTAVKRDIDFAWIYYAWTGVEAELRGEKLNMVYLTDYSDKLDYYTPLLETSEKMIAEKPEIVKAFVAGAAKGYQFAIDHPEDAAEVLIKAEPDLNADLVRASQKWLSPKYTDDASQWGVQKKDVWVNYSHWMFEHKLLEKELEADKAFTNDFLPKA
- a CDS encoding glycosyltransferase — its product is MELAKLQSDASTREPGVNIIGFVHAEMGIGESSRLAAKAIDTAAIPFGLLNFPLAVASRMSDYSWSHKLLDKARYNTNIFHMNADFMRPAREHFGNELFNSRYNIGYWHWELPEFPEEHVEGFSHVNEVWVCSKFVAESVSKRASVPVITIPHCIQVQVAPNINRSSFGLPDNRFLFLMMYDVQSSTLRKNPRAVIEAFKLAFDKNDQRVGLVLKVNNADFRPNELAELKKLIAERSNMHLIDKVLSRHEVNALLQCTDSYVSLHRAEGFGLGLAEAMYLGKPVIATNWSGNTEFMNASNSCPVSYQLVNIGQDWGPYKSHQIWAEPNIRHAAEYMQRLVSDARWRESIAASGMRTIHNDFSPAVIGQRIKNRLKELRLI